A segment of the Promicromonospora sukumoe genome:
CGAGGCCCCGCGCGTGGGCGACGTCCGCGTCGTCACGCACGACGCCGGCGAGGCCCAGGCCGACGACCTGCGCGCCCTCGTGCTCGACGTGCGCGGCCGCCTCGGCGAGGCCGAGCCGGTCGTGGCCGCCGCCGGCGGTGTGTCGGGCGGCCGCCCGGTCGTGGTGGTCGTGACCAACGCCGCGGCCCGTGCCGCCGGCTACAAGGCCGGCGACCTGGTCCGCACGGCGGCCCAGACCCTCGGCGGCGGTGGCGGCGGCAAGCCGGACATGGCCCAGGGCGGCGGCACCGACCCGGCCAAGCTCGGCGAGGCCCTCGCGGGCATCGCCGAGGGCGTGCGCCTGGCCGCCGTCGGCGCCTGACGTCGTGACGGACACCGGCACCGAGCCCGGGCTCCCGCGGGGAGCCCGGCTCGGGGTCGACGTCGGCATGGCCCGGATCGGGCTTGCCGCGAGCGACCCCGACGGCCTGGTCGCCACCCCCGTGGAGACCGTGCCACGGGTGCTCGCGGGCGGCCCGGCCCAGGGCAAGCAGGCGCACGGGAAGCAGCAGGGGAAGCAGTCTCCCCGGAGCGCCGAGGGCACCACCGCCGACGTCAGCCGGATCGTGGAGGAGGCGGCGGAGCGGTTCGCCGCCGTCGTCTACGTGGGGCTGCCGCGGCACCTGTCCGGCAAGGAGGGCGCGGCCACCGCCGACGCCCGCCGGTTCGCTGCCCGGCTGACCGTCGCGCTGGCGGCCGCGGGGGAGCCCGCGGAGGTGCGCCTCGTGGACGAGCGGATGACCACGGTCACCGCCCACCAGGCCCTCCACGCGGCCGGCCGGAAATCCAAGAAGCACAGGTCCGTGATCGATCAGGCCGCAGCCGTTATCATTCTGCAATCTGCACTCGACGCGGAGCGGGCGAAGGGGGAGCGCGCCGGCGAGCTCGTCGGGGTGCAGACCGTGCACGACACGCACGACCGACCGTAGCGCCACCACCCACACCCCCCGACGAAGGACAGTGAGTCTCCGGTGACGGACCTCTTCACGGCGCCCGCGCGCTCCCAGGCAGATCCCTCCCGTTCCGGGCCGAGATCAGGCCGGAGGGCGCAGCGGCGGCGCCGGCGGAACCGGCGCGGCCGTGCGCTGGTCGTACTGCTGGTCGCCCTCGTGCTGGTCGGCGGGTCCGGCTACGCCATCTGGACCAACCTCGACACCCTGACCGGCCTGAGCAACCCGCTGGAGTCCAAGGACTTCCCGGGCCCGGGCGGTGACCAGGTCGACGTCGAGATCCCGAACGGCGCCACCGGGACGGTCATGGGCCAGGAGCTCTACGACGCCGGCGTGGTCGCGAGCGTGTCGGCGTTCACCGCGGCGTTCGAGGCCAACCCCGACTCCGTGTCGATCCGCCCGGGCACGCACGCCATGCTCGAGGAGATGCCCGCGCGCGACGCCGTCGCGCTGCTCGTGAAGAACGAGATGGTGGACCTCCAGCTCACCATCCCCGAGGGCTACACGGTCGCCCAGATCGTGGACCGCGCCGTGCAGGTCACGGGCCTGCCCGCCGAGGACTTCGAGGCCGCGCTGGACGCGCCCAAGGAGATCGGGCTGCCCAAGCAGGCCGGTGGCGACGTCGAGGGCTGGCTCAACCCCGGCACCTACACGCTCAAGCCCGACAAGGACAGCGCCGTCGGGCTGCTGACGCAGATGGTCGACCGCACCGAGAAGTCGCTCCGGGACAAGAACATCCCCGGCGGCGACTGGGAGGACGTGCTCACCAAGGCGTCGCTCGTGGAGCGCGAGGGCCTGCACCCCGAGGACAAGCCCAAGATCGCCCGCGCGATCGAGAACCGGCTCGAGGACGGCATGATCCTGCAGATCGACGCCGCGGTCGCCTACGGGGCCGGCAAGCCGGGCACCGAGCTGACCAGGAAGGACCTCAACAACGCGAAGAACCGGTACAACACGTACCAGCACACCGGGCTGCCGCCGGGCCCGATCGCGAGCCCGGGCGAGACCTCCATCGACGCCGTGCTCAACCCGACCCCGGGCGACTGGAAGTACTGGATCACGGTCAACCTCGACACGGGCGAGACCAAGTTCTCGGAGACCTACGAGCAGCACCTCGCCTACCAGCAGGAGCTCCGCGACTGGCAGGCGGCCAACGGCTGAGGTGAAGAATCCCCGGAGTTGGCCTGGAATGTGCAGGTCGGGGTAGCGTTCGCGGCATCCGGCCCGAGATGTGATCGTGAGACACGGTTGCGGTGTGGTGTTCCCGGTTGGTGACCAGCGCGGATCGTCCAGTGGTCCGCGCACCGTAGAGGATGGAGCGAGCGTGACCCAGGCCCTTCCGGGAGTGAACTATCAGGGGCCACCGAGGCACGCGAGCGGCTCGCGCG
Coding sequences within it:
- the ruvX gene encoding Holliday junction resolvase RuvX, which translates into the protein MTDTGTEPGLPRGARLGVDVGMARIGLAASDPDGLVATPVETVPRVLAGGPAQGKQAHGKQQGKQSPRSAEGTTADVSRIVEEAAERFAAVVYVGLPRHLSGKEGAATADARRFAARLTVALAAAGEPAEVRLVDERMTTVTAHQALHAAGRKSKKHRSVIDQAAAVIILQSALDAERAKGERAGELVGVQTVHDTHDRP
- the mltG gene encoding endolytic transglycosylase MltG; this translates as MTDLFTAPARSQADPSRSGPRSGRRAQRRRRRNRRGRALVVLLVALVLVGGSGYAIWTNLDTLTGLSNPLESKDFPGPGGDQVDVEIPNGATGTVMGQELYDAGVVASVSAFTAAFEANPDSVSIRPGTHAMLEEMPARDAVALLVKNEMVDLQLTIPEGYTVAQIVDRAVQVTGLPAEDFEAALDAPKEIGLPKQAGGDVEGWLNPGTYTLKPDKDSAVGLLTQMVDRTEKSLRDKNIPGGDWEDVLTKASLVEREGLHPEDKPKIARAIENRLEDGMILQIDAAVAYGAGKPGTELTRKDLNNAKNRYNTYQHTGLPPGPIASPGETSIDAVLNPTPGDWKYWITVNLDTGETKFSETYEQHLAYQQELRDWQAANG